The following proteins come from a genomic window of Flavobacterium crocinum:
- the rpe gene encoding ribulose-phosphate 3-epimerase, translating into MKNTLIAPSVLAADFANLQRDIEMINISQADWFHIDIMDGVFVPNISFGMPVLEAISKHAKKYIDVHLMIIDPDRYIKTFADLGANGLTVHYEACTHLHRTLQAIKAEGMKAGVAMNPHTNVDLLEDIINDIDVVCIMSVNPGFGGQSFIENTYDKVKRLKALITRKNASTLIEIDGGVTSKNAKQLVEAGADVLVAGSFVFKAENQIETISELKSLTTF; encoded by the coding sequence ATGAAAAATACACTTATTGCTCCTTCCGTTCTTGCAGCCGATTTTGCCAATTTACAACGTGATATCGAAATGATTAACATCAGTCAGGCAGATTGGTTTCATATCGATATTATGGATGGAGTTTTTGTTCCTAATATCTCTTTTGGAATGCCGGTTTTAGAAGCTATTTCCAAACATGCTAAAAAATATATTGATGTTCATTTAATGATTATTGATCCCGATCGTTATATTAAAACTTTTGCAGATTTAGGTGCTAATGGACTTACAGTACATTATGAAGCTTGCACACACTTACACAGAACACTGCAAGCGATTAAAGCCGAAGGAATGAAAGCCGGAGTAGCAATGAATCCGCATACCAATGTTGATTTATTAGAAGACATCATTAACGATATTGATGTTGTTTGTATTATGAGTGTAAATCCAGGATTTGGCGGACAATCATTTATTGAAAACACCTATGATAAAGTAAAGAGACTTAAAGCTTTAATAACACGCAAAAATGCTTCAACTCTAATTGAAATTGATGGAGGCGTAACCAGTAAAAATGCAAAACAGTTAGTTGAAGCCGGTGCAGATGTATTAGTTGCCGGAAGCTTTGTTTTTAAAGCAGAAAATCAAATCGAAACGATTTCAGAATTAAAAAGCCTTACTACTTTTTAA
- the lpxB gene encoding lipid-A-disaccharide synthase: protein MKYYIIAGEASGDLHGSNLMKALYVEDPQAEIRFWGGDLMQKAGGTLVKHYRDLAFMGFIEVVFNLKTILNNIKICKKDITEFQPDVIIFIDYPGFNMRIAKWAKELGYKTHYYISPQIWAWKENRIKAIKQDVDKMYVILPFEKSFYEDKHHYPVDFVGHPLIDAIQNQPAFNEALFRKENNLGEKPIIAVLPGSRKQEITKMLSVMLSVVDDFQDYEFVIAGAPSQEYEFYQQFLKNKNIAFVSNKTYDLLRSSTAALVTSGTATLETALFKVPEVVCYKGSEVSYQIAKRIITLKYISLVNLIMDQEVVTELIQGDCNKKRIKEELQKLLEPGHRNKVLQNYDILEQKLGGVGASKNTAKLIVADLKNA from the coding sequence ATGAAATATTACATAATTGCAGGTGAAGCCTCTGGAGATTTACACGGTTCTAACTTAATGAAAGCATTATATGTCGAAGATCCTCAAGCCGAAATTCGATTCTGGGGAGGCGATTTAATGCAAAAAGCAGGCGGAACTCTCGTAAAACATTACCGCGATTTGGCTTTTATGGGTTTTATTGAAGTTGTTTTCAATTTAAAAACCATTTTAAACAATATTAAAATCTGCAAAAAAGACATTACGGAGTTTCAGCCCGATGTCATTATTTTTATTGATTATCCTGGTTTTAATATGCGAATTGCTAAATGGGCTAAAGAATTAGGTTATAAAACGCATTATTATATTTCTCCGCAGATCTGGGCCTGGAAAGAAAATCGCATTAAGGCCATCAAACAGGATGTTGATAAAATGTATGTTATCCTTCCTTTTGAAAAGAGTTTCTACGAAGACAAACATCATTATCCGGTAGATTTTGTTGGACATCCTTTAATTGATGCTATTCAGAATCAGCCTGCTTTTAATGAAGCTTTATTCAGAAAAGAAAATAATTTAGGAGAAAAACCAATTATTGCCGTTTTACCTGGAAGCCGTAAACAGGAAATTACTAAAATGCTTAGCGTAATGTTGAGTGTTGTGGATGATTTTCAGGATTACGAATTTGTAATTGCCGGCGCGCCGAGTCAGGAATACGAGTTCTATCAGCAATTCTTAAAAAATAAAAATATTGCATTTGTTTCCAATAAAACTTACGACTTGCTACGTTCCTCAACAGCCGCTTTAGTAACTTCCGGAACCGCTACTCTGGAAACGGCTCTTTTCAAAGTTCCTGAAGTAGTATGTTATAAAGGAAGCGAAGTTTCATATCAAATTGCGAAACGTATTATTACTTTAAAATACATTTCTCTGGTAAATTTAATCATGGATCAGGAAGTGGTAACTGAATTAATTCAGGGAGATTGCAATAAAAAACGAATCAAAGAAGAACTTCAAAAATTATTAGAGCCTGGTCATCGCAATAAAGTGCTACAAAATTACGATATATTAGAACAAAAACTTGGTGGAGTTGGTGCAAGCAAAAACACTGCAAAACTTATAGTTGCCGATTTAAAAAATGCCTAA
- the surE gene encoding 5'/3'-nucleotidase SurE, which produces MKIQKPLILVTNDDGILAPGIRALISVMETIGDVIVVAPDKPQSAMGHAITVNNTLFIDKISKDDDAIAEYSCSGTPVDCVKLAVNEILKRKPDLCVSGINHGSNSSINVIYSGTMSAAVEAGIEGIQAIGFSLLDFDWNADFEPVKSFVKKITLETLENKLPPGVVLNVNFPKLKESEIKGIKVCRQAKAYYAQKFDKRQTPFGKDYYWLAGKFVNEDQGEDTDEWALANGYVSVVPVQFDLTAHHSIQQLNTWKLND; this is translated from the coding sequence ATGAAAATCCAAAAACCATTAATATTGGTAACAAACGACGACGGTATTTTGGCACCTGGAATACGAGCGCTTATCAGCGTTATGGAAACAATCGGAGACGTAATTGTCGTGGCTCCGGATAAACCGCAAAGTGCTATGGGACATGCCATTACAGTGAATAATACTTTATTTATTGATAAAATCTCAAAAGACGATGATGCAATTGCAGAATACAGTTGCTCCGGAACACCTGTAGATTGCGTAAAACTAGCAGTAAACGAAATCCTGAAACGCAAACCTGATTTATGTGTTTCCGGTATTAACCATGGATCGAATTCTTCTATTAATGTGATTTATTCCGGAACTATGAGTGCTGCTGTTGAAGCTGGAATAGAAGGTATTCAGGCTATTGGTTTTTCGCTTTTAGACTTTGACTGGAATGCCGATTTTGAACCTGTAAAATCCTTTGTAAAAAAAATAACTTTAGAAACTCTCGAAAACAAATTACCTCCAGGAGTTGTTTTAAACGTAAACTTCCCAAAACTGAAGGAATCTGAAATTAAAGGCATTAAAGTTTGTCGTCAGGCGAAAGCTTATTACGCACAAAAATTCGATAAAAGACAAACCCCTTTCGGGAAAGATTATTACTGGCTTGCCGGAAAATTTGTCAATGAAGATCAAGGCGAAGATACTGATGAATGGGCACTGGCAAATGGCTATGTTTCTGTCGTTCCTGTACAATTTGATCTTACTGCCCATCACTCTATTCAACAACTTAACACCTGGAAATTAAATGACTAA
- a CDS encoding carboxy terminal-processing peptidase produces MNAIIKFMKRNYKILIAVLCLSLTLFAFKMNADRTIDPDPNRDKTLLELLAFVIEKGHYSPAEINDEFSKGIFKDYIDALDPSKRFFMQSDIDEFKQYELMLDDQFLNKDITFFNLTYTRLMKRMEESKKRYKTILAQPFNYNVDETFNADYEHIPYAKNLTELNERWRKQIKLSTLSSLVTKQKIEEEKKKKDPAYKEKSFETLEKETRESSLKSLDDNFSVIKDLNREYWFSVYLNSIMARFDPHTSYFAPEEKDRFDVNISGKLEGIGARLTKKNDFTQIDELISGGPAWKGKQLEAGDLILKVAQGNEEPVDVVGMRLDDVVKKIKGHKGTEVKLTVKKVDGSIKVISIIRDVVEIEETYAKSSIVEKNGLKYGVIYLPKFYIDFENKDGRDAGKDIALEVERLKKENINGIVLDVRDDGGGSLSTVVDIAGLFIEEGPIVQVKSAGKKKEVLYDKDKKIEWDGPLVIMVNSFSASASEILAAAIQDYKRGVIIGSKQTYGKGTVQNVLDLNQFVRNANYGDLGALKITGQKFYRINGGSTQLEGVHSDVVMPDRYAYLKMGERDIDNAMPWDKIDPADYSTWTSNENFARAINNSKNRIAQNAQFKLIDDNAKWIDVKNKENTYSLNIQSFKATQEQVENEGKKYKPILDYKNNLVFKSLPYEEIETSSDASLKEKREAWHQALSKDVYVEEALNVLDDLQPKGLVKNNNVSPKMKKDKLVKS; encoded by the coding sequence ATGAATGCTATTATAAAGTTTATGAAAAGAAATTATAAGATACTCATAGCCGTATTGTGCCTATCGCTTACCTTGTTTGCATTTAAGATGAATGCTGATAGGACAATCGACCCGGATCCGAACAGAGACAAGACACTTTTAGAATTACTAGCATTTGTTATTGAAAAAGGACATTATAGTCCTGCAGAAATAAATGACGAATTCTCAAAAGGAATTTTCAAAGATTATATTGACGCATTAGATCCTTCTAAAAGATTTTTTATGCAGTCTGATATTGATGAATTTAAGCAATATGAATTAATGCTTGATGATCAGTTTCTGAATAAAGATATAACTTTCTTTAACCTGACTTATACAAGGTTGATGAAGCGTATGGAAGAAAGTAAAAAACGTTATAAGACTATTTTAGCTCAGCCTTTTAATTATAATGTTGATGAAACTTTTAATGCCGATTATGAGCATATTCCGTATGCTAAAAACTTAACGGAGCTTAACGAAAGATGGAGAAAACAGATTAAATTATCGACTCTTTCTTCTTTGGTAACCAAACAAAAAATTGAAGAAGAAAAGAAGAAAAAAGATCCTGCATATAAAGAAAAATCTTTTGAAACGTTAGAAAAAGAAACGCGTGAAAGTTCTTTAAAATCTTTAGACGATAATTTCAGTGTAATTAAAGATTTGAATAGAGAATACTGGTTCTCTGTTTACCTGAATTCTATCATGGCACGTTTTGATCCGCATACAAGCTATTTTGCACCTGAAGAAAAAGATCGTTTTGATGTAAATATCAGTGGTAAACTGGAAGGTATTGGAGCTCGTTTGACTAAGAAAAATGACTTTACTCAAATTGATGAATTGATTTCCGGAGGGCCAGCATGGAAAGGAAAACAATTAGAAGCCGGTGATTTGATCCTGAAAGTTGCTCAGGGAAATGAAGAGCCTGTTGATGTTGTGGGAATGCGTCTGGATGATGTTGTGAAAAAAATTAAAGGTCACAAAGGAACTGAAGTTAAACTTACAGTGAAAAAAGTTGACGGAAGTATCAAGGTAATTTCTATCATCAGAGATGTAGTTGAGATTGAAGAAACGTATGCTAAATCTAGTATTGTAGAAAAAAATGGTTTGAAATACGGAGTAATTTATCTTCCTAAATTCTACATCGATTTTGAAAACAAAGATGGGCGTGATGCCGGAAAAGATATCGCTCTTGAGGTTGAAAGACTGAAAAAAGAAAACATCAACGGAATTGTTTTAGACGTTCGTGATGATGGAGGAGGATCTCTTTCTACAGTAGTTGATATTGCCGGTTTATTTATTGAAGAAGGACCAATTGTTCAGGTTAAATCTGCTGGTAAAAAGAAGGAAGTTTTATACGATAAAGATAAAAAAATCGAATGGGACGGACCGCTTGTTATCATGGTAAACAGTTTCTCTGCTTCGGCATCTGAGATTTTGGCTGCTGCAATTCAGGATTACAAACGTGGTGTAATCATTGGAAGTAAACAAACTTATGGTAAAGGGACGGTACAAAACGTATTAGATTTGAATCAGTTTGTTCGTAACGCCAATTATGGAGATCTTGGGGCTTTGAAAATTACAGGACAAAAATTCTATAGAATCAACGGTGGTTCAACACAATTAGAAGGTGTTCATAGTGATGTTGTTATGCCGGATCGTTACGCTTATTTAAAAATGGGCGAAAGAGATATCGACAACGCAATGCCTTGGGATAAAATTGATCCAGCCGATTACAGTACCTGGACTTCTAATGAAAATTTTGCAAGAGCAATCAACAATAGTAAAAACAGAATTGCTCAAAATGCTCAATTTAAATTAATTGATGATAATGCAAAATGGATTGATGTTAAGAATAAAGAGAATACTTATAGCTTGAACATCCAGAGTTTTAAAGCAACTCAGGAACAAGTTGAAAATGAAGGTAAAAAATACAAACCAATCTTGGATTACAAGAATAATCTGGTTTTCAAATCGCTTCCTTATGAAGAAATTGAAACAAGTTCTGATGCTTCTTTAAAAGAGAAAAGAGAGGCTTGGCATCAGGCATTGTCTAAGGATGTTTATGTAGAAGAAGCCTTAAATGTTTTAGATGATTTACAGCCAAAAGGACTGGTTAAAAATAACAACGTTTCTCCTAAAATGAAAAAGGATAAACTAGTGAAGTCTTAA
- a CDS encoding thioredoxin domain-containing protein gives MTKKLLILLFFLGSFMMQAQSLAWRTNMTDAIAISNDQKKPMLILFTASGVPENLQNEIFKTPDFAVWSRDNVVLVKLDLSDMNASDSDREQNVKLKNAFGVQDLPEVCFAMASVRKNKTTFSALGKIAYKPGGAKAWIAESNSILHPVE, from the coding sequence ATGACTAAAAAACTACTTATCCTACTGTTTTTTTTAGGTTCATTTATGATGCAAGCGCAAAGCTTAGCCTGGCGAACTAATATGACAGATGCCATCGCTATAAGTAATGACCAGAAAAAACCAATGTTGATTTTATTCACTGCCTCAGGTGTACCAGAGAATCTTCAAAACGAAATTTTTAAAACCCCGGATTTTGCCGTTTGGTCACGTGATAACGTGGTTCTGGTAAAATTGGATTTATCAGACATGAATGCATCTGATAGTGATCGCGAACAAAACGTGAAATTAAAGAATGCATTTGGAGTCCAGGATCTTCCGGAAGTTTGTTTTGCAATGGCATCAGTCAGAAAAAACAAAACTACATTCAGTGCTTTAGGTAAAATTGCCTATAAACCTGGTGGAGCAAAAGCCTGGATTGCAGAGTCAAATTCTATTTTGCATCCGGTGGAATAA
- a CDS encoding thioredoxin domain-containing protein, with product MPQKLLILLLFFSSFFVSAQTITWRTDINDAVAVSAEKRKPLLIFFTGQGVNPQLQNEIFSTREFEEWSRKNVILVKLDLSDLSIPDQTKEQNLRLKNAFGIEEIPQVCFSEVSVRKGKTNFNKLGLISYVSSGVKGWISESNLILNPE from the coding sequence ATGCCTCAAAAATTACTTATCCTACTACTGTTTTTTAGTTCATTCTTTGTCAGTGCACAAACTATAACCTGGAGAACTGATATTAATGATGCGGTTGCCGTAAGTGCAGAAAAAAGAAAGCCGCTGTTGATTTTTTTTACTGGACAGGGTGTAAATCCTCAGCTTCAGAACGAAATTTTTTCCACTCGCGAATTTGAAGAATGGTCTCGCAAGAATGTTATTCTGGTTAAATTAGATCTTTCGGATCTTTCGATTCCTGATCAAACTAAAGAGCAGAATTTAAGATTAAAAAATGCTTTTGGGATTGAAGAAATTCCTCAGGTTTGTTTTTCAGAAGTTTCTGTTCGAAAAGGCAAAACGAATTTTAATAAACTGGGACTCATTTCTTATGTTTCGTCCGGTGTTAAAGGATGGATTTCAGAATCTAATTTAATTCTAAATCCGGAATAG
- a CDS encoding C40 family peptidase, with product MKRVLLFLLLTVVFTSCKSTSNAVSKNETKKENRNLVNNLIEKATDNIGVRYKAGGTTKSGFDCSGLVYTTFQSENISLPRASYEQAKIGKVIPLNDARKGDLIFFKTNKSRQINHVGLITEVNSDEVKFVHSSTSKGVIISSTKEPYYKNAFEQVNRILN from the coding sequence TTGAAAAGAGTACTCCTTTTTCTGCTTTTGACTGTTGTTTTTACTTCCTGTAAATCGACCTCAAATGCCGTAAGTAAAAACGAAACAAAAAAAGAAAACAGAAATCTTGTCAATAATTTAATTGAAAAAGCAACAGACAATATCGGCGTTCGCTACAAAGCCGGAGGAACCACAAAAAGCGGTTTCGACTGCTCTGGTTTAGTTTACACCACTTTTCAGAGTGAAAATATATCATTACCAAGAGCTTCTTACGAACAGGCAAAAATTGGAAAAGTAATTCCGTTAAATGATGCCAGAAAAGGAGATTTAATTTTCTTTAAAACCAATAAAAGCAGGCAAATTAATCACGTTGGCCTAATCACCGAAGTGAATTCTGATGAGGTAAAATTTGTCCATTCTTCCACTTCAAAAGGTGTAATTATTTCTTCAACCAAAGAACCATATTATAAGAATGCTTTTGAACAGGTCAATAGAATTCTGAATTAA
- a CDS encoding sigma-70 family RNA polymerase sigma factor, whose translation MRQLKITKQVTNRETASLDKYLQEIGKVDLITADEEVELAQRIKAGDQRALEKLTKANLRFVVSVAKQYQNQGLTLPDLINEGNLGLIKAAQRFDETRGFKFISYAVWWIRQSILQALAEQSRIVRLPLNKIGSINKINKMYALLEQSNERPPSAEEIAKELDMTVNDVKESMKNSGRHLSMDAPLVEGEDSNLYDVLRSGESPNPDRELIHESLRTEIERSLETLTPREADVVRLYFGLGDQHPMTLEEIGETFDLTRERVRQIKEKAIRRLKHTSRSKILKTYLG comes from the coding sequence ATGAGACAACTTAAAATCACCAAGCAGGTAACTAATCGTGAAACTGCATCGTTAGATAAATATCTACAAGAAATTGGAAAAGTTGACCTAATTACCGCTGATGAAGAGGTAGAATTAGCACAAAGAATAAAGGCTGGTGATCAAAGAGCTTTAGAAAAACTAACAAAAGCCAACCTACGTTTCGTAGTATCTGTGGCTAAACAATATCAAAACCAAGGATTAACTCTTCCGGATTTAATTAATGAAGGAAACTTAGGTTTAATTAAAGCGGCTCAACGTTTTGATGAAACTCGTGGTTTTAAATTCATTTCTTACGCTGTATGGTGGATTCGTCAATCGATTCTTCAGGCTTTAGCTGAGCAATCACGTATTGTACGTTTACCATTAAATAAAATTGGTTCTATCAATAAAATCAACAAAATGTACGCATTATTAGAGCAATCTAACGAGCGTCCGCCTTCTGCTGAGGAAATTGCAAAAGAACTTGATATGACTGTAAACGACGTAAAAGAGTCTATGAAAAACTCTGGACGTCACCTGTCTATGGATGCACCTCTTGTTGAAGGTGAAGATTCTAACCTTTATGACGTATTACGTTCTGGTGAATCTCCAAATCCGGACAGAGAATTAATTCACGAATCTCTTCGTACTGAAATCGAACGTTCTTTAGAAACATTAACGCCAAGAGAGGCAGATGTTGTACGTTTGTATTTTGGTCTTGGCGATCAGCACCCAATGACTCTTGAAGAAATTGGAGAAACTTTCGACCTAACTCGTGAGCGTGTTCGTCAGATTAAAGAAAAAGCAATCCGTAGATTGAAACACACTTCCAGAAGTAAAATCCTTAAAACTTATTTAGGATAA
- a CDS encoding thioredoxin family protein, protein MKKILLITLFLIGAVNVKAQELKWYTDVREAITVSNKEQKPMLMFFTGSDWCGWCIRLQNEVLKTEEFKKWASGNVVLVELDYPRAVPQTPELKNQNNELQQAFGIQGFPTIFFTSAESKDGKVNFKGLGKTGYVAGGPSAWLTVAEGIVHPKKS, encoded by the coding sequence ATGAAAAAAATACTACTTATTACTTTGTTTTTAATCGGTGCAGTCAATGTTAAAGCGCAGGAATTAAAATGGTACACAGATGTTAGAGAAGCGATTACAGTAAGTAATAAAGAACAAAAACCGATGTTGATGTTTTTTACAGGAAGTGATTGGTGTGGTTGGTGTATTCGTTTACAGAATGAAGTCTTAAAGACAGAAGAATTTAAAAAATGGGCATCTGGTAATGTAGTTTTGGTAGAGTTGGATTATCCAAGAGCTGTACCTCAAACTCCGGAGCTCAAAAACCAGAATAATGAATTGCAGCAAGCTTTTGGAATTCAGGGTTTTCCAACTATTTTCTTTACAAGTGCTGAATCTAAAGACGGAAAAGTAAATTTTAAAGGTTTGGGTAAAACAGGTTATGTTGCTGGCGGACCCTCTGCCTGGTTAACAGTAGCAGAAGGAATTGTACATCCTAAAAAATCATAA
- a CDS encoding DNA/RNA non-specific endonuclease translates to MKAFLSLIFVSVTLFSCKKEIVQNENVSNSEVVSFKGNPNSTNSTDSLYTVTYLPTSTTKQIVKHQYYTLSYNEKFEQAEWVAYELKAAYLKNNDYKRPYFIEDPKVTTGSADWRNYKNSGYDKGHLCPAGDMEFSKNAYNDTFYTSNISPQKKEFNSGIWNRLEQKTRYWAEKYNDIYVVTGGIPKDSDKKIGTEKVAVPKYFYKIILAKSGNEHKAIAFLVPNEKSDKSIYDFVVPIETLEKMTGIDFFPNLKNLKSSKAF, encoded by the coding sequence ATGAAAGCCTTTCTAAGTTTGATTTTTGTGAGTGTTACATTGTTTTCCTGTAAAAAAGAAATTGTACAGAATGAGAATGTAAGTAATTCTGAGGTGGTTTCTTTTAAAGGAAACCCAAACAGTACAAACAGTACGGATTCGTTATATACCGTTACATATCTTCCGACTTCTACCACAAAACAAATTGTAAAACACCAGTATTATACTCTTTCATACAACGAAAAATTTGAGCAGGCGGAATGGGTGGCTTATGAATTAAAGGCAGCATATTTAAAAAACAATGATTATAAAAGACCTTATTTTATAGAAGATCCAAAAGTAACAACCGGTTCTGCTGATTGGAGAAACTATAAGAATTCAGGTTATGACAAAGGGCATCTTTGTCCAGCCGGAGATATGGAATTCAGTAAGAATGCTTATAATGATACTTTTTATACTTCAAATATTTCTCCACAGAAAAAAGAATTCAATTCGGGAATTTGGAATAGACTAGAACAGAAGACTCGTTATTGGGCTGAAAAATACAATGATATTTATGTCGTTACTGGCGGAATTCCGAAAGATTCAGATAAAAAAATAGGAACAGAAAAAGTGGCTGTTCCTAAATATTTTTATAAAATTATTTTAGCTAAATCGGGAAATGAACACAAAGCCATTGCCTTTTTAGTTCCAAACGAAAAAAGCGACAAATCGATTTACGATTTTGTAGTTCCGATTGAGACTTTGGAAAAGATGACTGGAATTGATTTCTTTCCAAATCTGAAAAATTTAAAAAGTAGTAAGGCTTTTTAA
- a CDS encoding ComEC/Rec2 family competence protein — protein MKVLDFPLVKITTAFIFGVITAYYLQFDVSLTTYALCIFFALFCTSYILTLKSSKKYFPFCFSVYALSFILGVFTLLSHTENLQKNNYSNCKEAFEKPQTVVLLLREKLKSNDYSDRYMAHIESISNQNFKGKIIVNVQKDSSKNPLTIGNRIKIQTILQHNKSNKNPNQFDYSRYLANKQIFAQIYCQKSELLINQTIKKDIWYYCAKLHSRIISNLEKSKFSKSEMNVALALILGQQQDISQDIIQDYQYSGATHILSVSGLHVGFIMLFITFVLKPIPNTKKGSFFKLISILIALAGFAIISGLSPSVLRSVVMFSFLAIGNHLRRNGNIYHTLLVSILLILLFEPYFLFDVGFQLSYLALFFILWLQPLFKNIYKPKNKLTVYIWESLTVSFAAQIGTLPLCLYYFHQFPGLFFVTNIIILPVLSFIMIAGIIVMIIAIFTSPPLFITIIFEKSIYLLNLMIHAVASIESFVIRDISFNSYYLFTFYLLIISSIVWIKKPDFRKLALVFSSIILVQLSFILTKIQIESEKELIVYNEKNNTLISERTGKKITLYTRNKFSKENRNINSYLIGNSVSLNKVKDIKNVLYFKDKKILIIDSTNIYPVKSKPDILILTQTTKINLDRLLLHIHPKLIIADGSDTNSIQKFWKNSCIKKNIPFHSTKEKGYYKL, from the coding sequence ATGAAAGTATTAGATTTTCCGTTAGTTAAAATTACAACTGCATTTATATTTGGCGTTATTACTGCTTACTACCTGCAATTTGACGTTTCATTGACAACTTATGCACTTTGCATATTCTTCGCGCTATTTTGCACGAGTTATATCCTGACTTTAAAAAGTTCCAAAAAGTATTTTCCCTTTTGTTTTTCTGTTTATGCACTATCTTTCATTCTTGGCGTTTTCACACTTTTAAGTCATACAGAAAATCTACAAAAAAATAATTATTCGAATTGTAAGGAGGCATTTGAAAAACCCCAAACTGTAGTTTTATTGCTACGCGAAAAATTAAAAAGCAATGATTATAGCGATCGCTATATGGCTCACATCGAAAGCATTTCGAATCAGAATTTCAAAGGAAAAATAATTGTCAATGTTCAAAAAGACAGTAGCAAAAATCCACTTACAATTGGAAATCGAATTAAAATCCAAACCATTTTACAACATAACAAATCAAACAAAAATCCGAATCAGTTTGATTACAGCCGTTATTTGGCCAATAAACAGATTTTCGCACAAATCTATTGCCAGAAAAGTGAACTTTTGATCAACCAAACTATTAAAAAAGACATTTGGTATTATTGTGCCAAATTGCATTCGAGAATAATTTCGAATCTCGAAAAATCAAAATTCAGTAAATCAGAAATGAATGTTGCCCTTGCTTTAATTTTAGGACAACAACAAGATATTTCGCAGGATATTATTCAGGACTATCAATATTCGGGAGCCACCCATATTCTGTCTGTTTCCGGTCTGCATGTCGGTTTTATAATGCTTTTTATTACTTTCGTTTTAAAACCAATTCCAAACACAAAGAAAGGCTCTTTTTTTAAACTTATATCCATTCTTATTGCTCTTGCCGGATTTGCGATTATTTCAGGACTTTCTCCTTCCGTCTTAAGATCAGTTGTTATGTTTTCTTTTCTTGCAATAGGAAATCATTTGCGCAGAAACGGTAATATCTACCATACTTTATTAGTTTCAATTCTGCTTATATTGCTTTTCGAACCTTATTTTTTATTTGATGTGGGTTTCCAATTAAGCTATTTAGCACTGTTTTTTATCTTATGGCTTCAGCCTCTTTTTAAAAATATCTACAAACCAAAAAACAAATTAACCGTTTATATCTGGGAATCTTTAACCGTTTCGTTTGCTGCTCAAATAGGTACACTTCCTTTATGCTTGTATTATTTTCATCAATTTCCGGGATTGTTCTTCGTTACCAACATCATAATACTTCCTGTTTTATCCTTTATTATGATTGCAGGAATTATTGTCATGATAATTGCGATATTTACCAGTCCGCCATTATTTATTACTATAATTTTCGAAAAGAGTATTTATCTTTTGAACTTAATGATACATGCTGTAGCTTCAATTGAATCATTTGTAATTCGTGATATTAGTTTTAATTCCTATTATTTGTTTACCTTTTATCTTCTTATAATTTCTTCGATTGTATGGATTAAAAAACCGGACTTTCGCAAACTGGCATTGGTATTTAGCTCGATAATTTTAGTACAGCTTTCCTTTATTCTAACTAAAATCCAAATAGAAAGTGAAAAAGAATTAATTGTTTACAACGAAAAAAACAACACACTCATTTCTGAGCGAACCGGAAAAAAAATCACTTTATACACAAGAAATAAGTTTTCAAAAGAAAACAGAAATATAAATTCTTATCTCATTGGAAATTCAGTTTCTCTAAATAAGGTTAAAGACATTAAGAATGTACTTTATTTTAAAGACAAAAAAATTCTAATAATTGACAGTACCAATATTTATCCTGTTAAGTCAAAACCAGACATTTTGATTCTTACCCAAACGACTAAAATAAATCTGGACAGATTGCTACTACACATTCATCCAAAACTAATCATTGCAGATGGCTCAGATACCAATTCCATTCAAAAATTTTGGAAAAACAGTTGTATCAAAAAAAATATCCCTTTTCATTCTACAAAAGAAAAGGGATACTATAAATTGTAA